In a single window of the bacterium genome:
- the treZ gene encoding malto-oligosyltrehalose trehalohydrolase — MDFGTKFLPDNRIEFNFWAPDSKTVALCVKNPNVHLNFEIPMKQKKDGWFQLITDHVKSGATYQFRLDEGLLVPDPASRYQAQDVHESSVVINPAEFNWEDDYKWKGRPWNEAVIYELHTGTFSKEGSFNAVTEKLDYLVSLGITAIELMPVSDFPGKRNWGYDGVLPFAPDNTYGTPDDLKELIKTAHQKGLMVFLDVVFNHFGPEGNYLHVYAKSKFFNSKEKTPWGDSLNFKNKNVRNFFIQNALFWLEEYHFDGLRFDAVHTIKDSSKIHILEEIATKVKEQIKDRNVHLILENDNNDAKYLKNNFTAQWNDGFHHSMHVLLTGEKSDYYEDFSGEKSPHKPVYYLARTLAEGFAYQGESSAYRGGKAHGEDSKTLFTTSFINFLQNHDQIGNRFLAERVNRLASPKAIKAAACIYLLSPAIPMIFMGEEFGCEQPFFFFCNFEDNLAKSVKEERIKEFSKLFDTNILTKIPDATSQEAFNESKIDWSKTETSHHRELFYFYKKMLAIRKKYIIPLIPKLYHSKTKFEILGNALFHVRWKGRNGKSLELLANLSDQSYDFHYEEAQSNNNLSGFCGNNFGNSLLIAESQENSLRLFKEQKIITPWGVYWCLC; from the coding sequence ATGGATTTTGGAACGAAATTTCTGCCTGATAACAGAATAGAATTTAATTTTTGGGCTCCTGACTCAAAAACAGTAGCTTTATGTGTAAAAAATCCTAATGTTCACCTGAATTTTGAAATTCCGATGAAACAAAAAAAAGACGGTTGGTTTCAGTTAATTACAGACCATGTAAAATCCGGAGCCACTTATCAGTTTCGACTGGACGAAGGACTGTTAGTTCCAGATCCTGCTTCCCGTTATCAGGCGCAGGATGTGCATGAATCAAGCGTTGTAATAAATCCCGCAGAATTTAACTGGGAAGATGATTATAAATGGAAAGGCCGTCCATGGAATGAAGCTGTAATTTATGAGCTTCACACAGGGACTTTTTCCAAAGAAGGCTCTTTTAACGCCGTTACAGAAAAACTTGATTATCTTGTATCCCTTGGTATAACTGCTATAGAACTTATGCCTGTATCAGATTTTCCGGGAAAAAGAAACTGGGGTTATGACGGAGTTTTGCCGTTTGCTCCAGATAATACTTACGGAACACCTGATGATCTTAAAGAACTTATAAAAACCGCTCACCAAAAAGGCTTAATGGTTTTTCTGGATGTCGTTTTCAATCACTTTGGACCGGAAGGAAATTATTTACATGTTTATGCAAAGTCAAAATTCTTTAATTCCAAAGAAAAAACACCATGGGGCGATTCCTTAAACTTTAAAAATAAAAATGTTCGGAATTTTTTTATTCAAAATGCCCTCTTCTGGCTCGAAGAATACCATTTTGACGGATTGAGATTTGATGCGGTACATACCATAAAAGATTCTTCCAAGATTCATATCTTGGAAGAAATTGCAACAAAAGTAAAAGAACAGATCAAAGATAGAAATGTGCATCTGATTCTCGAAAACGATAATAATGATGCGAAATATTTAAAAAATAATTTTACGGCTCAATGGAATGACGGGTTTCACCATTCAATGCATGTACTTTTAACGGGAGAAAAATCAGATTATTATGAAGATTTTTCCGGCGAAAAATCACCGCATAAACCTGTTTATTATCTTGCGAGAACCCTGGCAGAGGGTTTTGCCTATCAGGGAGAAAGTTCCGCTTACAGGGGCGGAAAAGCTCATGGAGAAGACAGCAAAACTCTTTTTACTACAAGCTTTATAAACTTTCTGCAAAATCATGATCAGATAGGAAACCGCTTTTTAGCCGAAAGAGTAAATCGGCTTGCATCTCCTAAAGCCATTAAAGCCGCTGCCTGCATATATCTTCTTTCTCCTGCAATCCCTATGATTTTTATGGGAGAAGAATTCGGATGTGAACAACCATTCTTTTTCTTTTGCAACTTTGAAGACAACCTTGCAAAGTCTGTAAAAGAAGAAAGAATAAAAGAATTTTCAAAATTATTTGACACAAATATTTTAACCAAAATTCCTGATGCAACTTCGCAAGAAGCTTTTAATGAATCCAAAATTGACTGGAGCAAAACTGAAACAAGCCACCATAGAGAGCTTTTTTATTTTTACAAAAAAATGCTGGCCATTCGAAAAAAATACATAATTCCGCTTATTCCTAAACTTTATCATTCTAAGACAAAATTTGAAATTCTTGGCAACGCTTTGTTTCATGTCAGATGGAAAGGACGTAACGGAAAATCTTTAGAGCTTTTAGCAAATTTAAGCGACCAATCTTATGATTTTCATTACGAAGAAGCACAAAGTAATAATAATCTGTCCGGTTTTTGCGGGAATAATTTTGGCAACTCACTATTAATAGCTGAATCACAAGAAAACAGTTTGCGGCTTTTTAAAGAACAGAAAATCATTACACCTTGGGGGGTTTACTGGTGCCTATGCTGA
- a CDS encoding septum formation initiator family protein — protein MKPKKAALDKKQVRKIYKERIYHVFLSFIIMVCFLQLICGTGINITRFITLNKQIHELRELNQDATKKNIQLREQLKIYSSCRGIEELARNNLKMVGKDEILVLIKNQPAGVNN, from the coding sequence ATGAAACCTAAAAAAGCGGCTCTTGATAAAAAACAAGTCAGAAAAATCTATAAAGAACGAATTTACCACGTTTTTCTTTCTTTTATTATAATGGTGTGTTTTCTTCAGCTTATATGCGGAACAGGTATAAACATAACAAGATTTATAACTCTGAATAAACAGATTCATGAACTTAGAGAGTTAAATCAGGATGCTACCAAAAAAAATATCCAACTGAGAGAGCAGCTTAAAATATACTCTTCTTGCCGGGGAATAGAGGAATTAGCCAGAAATAACCTTAAAATGGTCGGCAAAGACGAAATTTTGGTTCTTATAAAAAACCAGCCTGCCGGTGTGAATAATTAA
- a CDS encoding LL-diaminopimelate aminotransferase, giving the protein MQTKINITPSKKLLSLPTYVFAELDEWKEEARAKGMDLIDLGIGNPDGATPQPVVEAAIKSLQNVKNHGYPDFKGKLELRQGISEWLFNRYGINIDPKDEIQTLIGAKEGLAHLALAFTDPGDINIVPDPYYPVLSRGSWIASADVYHVKLEEKNDFLPDLSSIPEEIAQKAKIFFINYPNNPTAGVATLEFFKKMVDYCKKYNILLCSDLAYTEISFEGYKPPSVFQVEGAKDVAIEFYSFSKTYNMAGWRIGFAVGNKDIIKTLYNVKTNMDYGTCSVIQDAALAALKMPSSYSKEITGNYQRRRDFMIEGFNKLGWDLKKTKSTMYLWLQVPEGYDSKGWCKTVLEKTGVVFTPGVAFGKYSDNYFRVSIVQPDEKLYEALGRLEKADIRFV; this is encoded by the coding sequence ATGCAAACTAAAATAAATATAACCCCGTCAAAAAAACTTTTAAGCCTGCCTACTTATGTTTTTGCCGAACTTGATGAATGGAAGGAAGAAGCAAGAGCAAAAGGCATGGACTTAATTGATTTAGGCATAGGAAATCCTGATGGGGCAACACCTCAGCCTGTAGTAGAGGCTGCTATAAAAAGTTTACAGAATGTAAAAAATCATGGTTATCCTGATTTCAAAGGAAAACTGGAATTAAGGCAGGGAATTTCCGAATGGCTGTTTAACAGGTATGGGATTAATATAGACCCGAAAGATGAAATTCAAACACTTATCGGTGCTAAAGAAGGGCTTGCTCATTTGGCACTTGCTTTTACAGATCCGGGAGATATAAATATCGTTCCTGATCCTTATTATCCTGTACTTTCAAGAGGAAGCTGGATTGCGAGCGCCGATGTTTATCATGTAAAATTAGAAGAAAAAAACGATTTTCTTCCTGATTTATCTTCTATACCGGAAGAAATAGCGCAGAAAGCAAAAATTTTCTTTATTAATTATCCTAACAATCCCACAGCAGGCGTGGCAACATTAGAATTTTTCAAAAAAATGGTGGATTACTGTAAAAAATATAATATTTTGCTTTGCAGTGATCTTGCCTACACAGAAATATCATTTGAAGGCTATAAACCGCCGAGTGTGTTCCAGGTAGAAGGAGCAAAAGATGTAGCTATAGAGTTTTATTCTTTTTCAAAAACTTATAACATGGCAGGGTGGAGAATAGGCTTTGCTGTAGGAAACAAAGATATCATCAAAACTTTATACAATGTCAAAACTAATATGGATTACGGCACATGTTCCGTGATTCAGGATGCAGCTCTTGCTGCATTAAAGATGCCGTCTTCTTATTCAAAAGAAATTACCGGCAATTATCAAAGAAGACGCGATTTTATGATAGAAGGTTTTAACAAGCTCGGATGGGATCTTAAAAAAACCAAATCTACCATGTATCTCTGGCTTCAAGTGCCTGAGGGTTATGATTCAAAAGGCTGGTGTAAAACAGTTTTAGAAAAAACAGGGGTGGTCTTTACTCCTGGTGTTGCTTTCGGGAAGTACAGCGATAATTATTTCAGGGTTTCAATCGTACAGCCTGATGAAAAATTATACGAAGCACTTGGTAGGCTTGAAAAAGCAGATATAAGATTTGTATAA
- a CDS encoding Flp family type IVb pilin → MRRICKNRKSKGQSLVEYGLILALVSVVAITVLQTMGGQIKTTVSGLTAKLQQANQISQQAST, encoded by the coding sequence ATGAGAAGAATCTGTAAAAATAGAAAAAGCAAAGGACAAAGTCTTGTTGAGTATGGTCTTATCTTGGCGTTAGTTTCTGTAGTTGCTATTACAGTATTACAAACAATGGGCGGACAAATTAAAACAACAGTTAGCGGTTTGACAGCTAAACTGCAACAGGCTAACCAGATATCGCAACAGGCTTCAACATAG